From one Paludisphaera rhizosphaerae genomic stretch:
- a CDS encoding efflux RND transporter periplasmic adaptor subunit gives MRALRSIAPTALALIGASLAGCSKPAAPKVPPPPLVGVVESKRMDIPVIDTPNGTTTALEMVTLRARVRGFITERRFDEGSFVKKGDLLFIIDEEPYKVALASAQAKQAEAEAAVSKAERSKVRETASAKVLLDQAQLNLKRIEEKRARILLTRNAGSQEDLDRAEADRKQYEAQVEADQASYEQAQADYEIGVLAANAQLEDAKAGVRDAQLNLGYCRMTAPIDGRIGVARVKVGNLVGPGQEGGSYTELATIQQLDPMGVDIPISSRYLDRVTQLVQKQTPVILNRPGVEGEEQHPYNGQLYFIDNFIEETTSTFLSRARIPNPNNSLLPGEYVKLRIEIEQLKDVVVVPAQAVMETESGPVVYIADKENKVAIQSVRAGMSNYQGVRVIFEGLDAGVPVIVEGLQMVRPGMPVTVAPATLARPVETPTKADPAAKESEKKASASAPAAAREKSKAAPASGSH, from the coding sequence ATGAGGGCCCTGCGATCGATCGCCCCGACGGCCCTCGCGCTGATCGGAGCGAGTCTCGCAGGCTGCTCCAAACCGGCGGCCCCCAAGGTCCCGCCGCCGCCCCTGGTGGGCGTGGTCGAGTCGAAGCGGATGGACATCCCCGTCATCGACACGCCCAACGGCACGACGACGGCCCTGGAAATGGTCACGCTTCGGGCTCGAGTTCGGGGCTTCATCACGGAGCGACGCTTCGACGAAGGTTCGTTCGTCAAGAAGGGGGATCTCCTCTTCATCATCGATGAAGAGCCCTACAAGGTGGCCCTGGCTTCAGCCCAGGCCAAGCAGGCCGAAGCCGAGGCGGCCGTGAGCAAGGCCGAGCGCTCCAAGGTCCGCGAGACCGCGTCCGCCAAGGTGCTCCTCGACCAGGCCCAGCTCAATCTGAAGCGGATCGAGGAGAAGCGGGCTCGAATCCTGCTGACGAGGAACGCCGGGTCGCAGGAAGACCTGGACCGGGCCGAGGCCGACCGCAAGCAGTACGAGGCCCAGGTGGAGGCCGACCAGGCCAGCTACGAGCAGGCTCAGGCCGACTATGAGATCGGCGTCCTGGCGGCCAACGCCCAGCTCGAGGACGCCAAGGCGGGCGTTCGGGACGCCCAGCTCAACCTGGGATACTGCCGGATGACGGCTCCGATCGACGGCCGCATCGGCGTCGCGAGGGTCAAGGTGGGGAATCTCGTCGGCCCCGGCCAGGAGGGGGGCTCGTATACCGAACTGGCCACGATCCAGCAGCTCGACCCGATGGGCGTCGACATCCCGATCAGTTCGCGATACCTGGACCGAGTGACCCAGTTGGTCCAGAAGCAAACGCCCGTGATCCTGAACCGCCCGGGCGTCGAGGGCGAGGAGCAGCACCCCTACAACGGGCAGCTTTACTTCATCGACAACTTCATCGAGGAGACCACCTCGACGTTCCTCTCGCGGGCCCGGATTCCCAACCCCAACAACAGCCTGTTGCCGGGCGAATACGTGAAGCTCCGGATCGAGATCGAACAGCTCAAGGACGTGGTGGTCGTCCCCGCCCAGGCGGTGATGGAGACCGAGTCTGGCCCGGTCGTCTACATCGCCGACAAGGAAAACAAGGTCGCCATCCAGAGCGTGCGGGCGGGGATGTCGAACTACCAGGGGGTGCGGGTGATCTTCGAGGGCCTTGACGCGGGCGTGCCCGTGATCGTCGAGGGCCTTCAGATGGTTCGTCCCGGAATGCCCGTCACCGTCGCTCCGGCGACCCTCGCCCGGCCGGTCGAGACCCCGACCAAGGCGGATCCGGCCGCGAAGGAGTCCGAGAAGAAAGCCTCCGCGTCGGCGCCGGCCGCCGCACGCGAGAAGTCCAAGGCCGCTCCGGCCTCCGGCTCCCACTGA
- a CDS encoding TetR/AcrR family transcriptional regulator gives MSTTTRKQREIRQREAYLLDVARKMLMEQGFSGLSMDRLAEATEYSKGTIYQHFSTKEDLVAALAVQSIENRRELFERAMKFEGRPRERMFAIGVADEIFGRLHPQYYKAEMVIRLANLQDRADVQRRKLLRERDTECAEWVREIVEAAVAAGDLELREPWTAESLASAIFAIAVGTHIGLAHGEPLFGECPMEKTCWLKRESINVLLDGFGWRPLYSEWEYAATRVRVMESIFPEEWRAIGEQP, from the coding sequence ATGAGCACGACCACGAGGAAGCAGAGGGAGATCCGTCAACGCGAGGCGTACCTGCTGGACGTCGCCCGTAAGATGCTCATGGAGCAGGGCTTCTCGGGTCTCAGCATGGACCGCCTGGCCGAGGCGACGGAGTATTCCAAGGGGACGATCTACCAGCATTTCTCGACGAAGGAAGACCTCGTCGCGGCCCTTGCGGTTCAGAGCATTGAGAATCGCCGAGAGCTGTTCGAGCGGGCGATGAAGTTCGAGGGTCGTCCCCGAGAGCGGATGTTCGCGATCGGGGTGGCCGACGAGATCTTCGGCCGGCTGCATCCTCAGTATTATAAAGCGGAGATGGTCATCCGCCTGGCGAACCTTCAGGACCGCGCCGACGTCCAGAGGCGGAAGCTTCTGCGGGAGCGCGACACCGAGTGCGCCGAATGGGTTCGGGAGATCGTGGAGGCGGCCGTCGCCGCGGGCGACCTGGAGTTGCGTGAACCGTGGACGGCCGAAAGCCTGGCCTCGGCGATTTTCGCGATCGCCGTCGGAACGCACATCGGGTTGGCTCACGGTGAACCGCTGTTCGGCGAGTGCCCCATGGAAAAGACCTGCTGGCTGAAGCGGGAGAGCATCAACGTGTTGCTCGACGGCTTCGGTTGGCGGCCCCTTTATTCGGAATGGGAGTACGCCGCCACCCGCGTCCGAGTGATGGAAAGCATCTTTCCGGAAGAATGGCGGGCCATCGGCGAGCAACCCTGA
- a CDS encoding ankyrin repeat domain-containing protein produces MKILRLAERSRPRLRSLLAWIALIAVALGAWISHVRRLERLERLPYDLIHAAEDGDAVRVRELLDEGANVNRVVDGRFPWTPLMHASFAGRTECVKVLLERGADPNRQDLDFFTAVTLAAGEGHWEIVRLLIDQGADPLHTDGQSTSALGYAREQGQDAMIRYIESRSPSGKPVSP; encoded by the coding sequence ATGAAAATTCTCCGCCTCGCAGAGCGAAGTCGCCCGCGGCTCCGCAGCCTCCTCGCATGGATCGCGCTGATCGCGGTCGCGCTGGGAGCCTGGATCAGCCACGTCCGCCGGCTGGAACGGCTGGAACGGCTCCCCTATGACCTCATTCACGCTGCAGAGGACGGCGACGCTGTTCGCGTCCGCGAGCTGCTGGACGAGGGCGCCAACGTGAATCGGGTCGTCGATGGACGTTTCCCCTGGACGCCGTTGATGCACGCATCCTTTGCCGGCCGAACCGAATGCGTGAAAGTCCTCCTTGAGCGAGGAGCCGACCCTAACCGGCAAGACCTCGACTTCTTCACGGCGGTCACCCTCGCCGCCGGCGAAGGCCACTGGGAGATCGTGCGACTCCTCATCGATCAGGGGGCCGACCCACTCCACACCGACGGTCAGAGCACCAGCGCCTTGGGCTACGCCCGCGAACAGGGTCAGGACGCGATGATTCGATACATCGAATCCAGATCGCCCAGCGGCAAGCCAGTATCGCCCTGA
- a CDS encoding sulfatase family protein: MRLPKLLPTISALLLLAISTSAAVNAAGGKPNIVYILADDLGYGDVRCYQPDNKIATPNIDRLAAQGMRFTDAHSGSAVCTPTRYGILTGRYSWRSTLAQGVLNGFSPALIGPDRPTVPALLRKAGYTTAAVGKWHLGFDWTGKDGAAGKDKVDWKVDYTLPFTQGPTSRGFDSYFGISASLDMPPFVYLENDRVVQAPTVEKTWIRKGPAGADFEAVDVLPRLTERAEAVIAAGAQPSKTGRPFFLYLALTSPHTPIVPTSEWQGKSGLTPYGDFVMQTDAAVGRVLDALDRHGLADDTLVVLTSDNGCSPAAGFDDMVKLGHHPSGPFRGYKADIFEGGHRIPFVVRWPGNVAAASTSDQTICLTDLMATAAEIVGEPLRADANEDSVSLVPILKGTANGPVREATVHHSINGSFAIRQGPWKLIFCPDSGGWSAPRPGRDDASKLPPIQLYNLADDPAETKNLQAEHPVIVARLTALMRKYVDDGRSTPGLAQPNDRKVTFRRKPSGE, from the coding sequence ATGCGTCTCCCCAAACTTCTCCCGACGATCTCGGCCCTCCTGCTTCTGGCGATATCGACCTCTGCAGCCGTCAACGCCGCAGGCGGAAAGCCGAATATCGTGTACATCCTGGCGGACGATCTGGGATACGGCGACGTCCGCTGCTACCAGCCGGACAACAAGATCGCCACGCCCAACATCGATCGATTGGCCGCTCAGGGGATGAGGTTCACCGACGCGCATTCAGGCTCGGCCGTCTGCACGCCGACGCGCTACGGGATCTTGACGGGTCGTTATTCGTGGCGGTCGACGCTCGCCCAGGGCGTGCTCAACGGCTTCTCGCCGGCGCTGATCGGCCCGGATCGGCCGACCGTCCCCGCTCTGCTGCGCAAGGCCGGCTACACCACGGCGGCCGTCGGCAAGTGGCACCTCGGCTTCGACTGGACCGGCAAGGATGGGGCCGCGGGGAAGGACAAGGTCGACTGGAAGGTGGACTACACGCTCCCCTTCACCCAGGGACCGACGAGCCGAGGCTTCGACTCGTACTTCGGCATCAGCGCCTCGCTGGACATGCCCCCGTTCGTCTATCTCGAAAACGATCGGGTGGTTCAGGCTCCAACTGTGGAGAAGACCTGGATCCGCAAGGGGCCTGCGGGGGCCGATTTCGAGGCCGTCGACGTCCTCCCTCGCCTGACCGAGCGAGCTGAAGCGGTCATCGCCGCGGGAGCCCAGCCTTCGAAGACCGGCCGTCCGTTCTTCCTCTACCTGGCGCTCACCTCGCCGCACACGCCGATCGTCCCGACCTCCGAGTGGCAGGGAAAGAGCGGCCTGACCCCTTACGGCGATTTCGTGATGCAAACCGATGCAGCCGTCGGCCGGGTTCTTGACGCCCTCGACCGGCATGGACTGGCCGACGACACGCTGGTCGTCCTCACCAGCGACAACGGCTGTTCGCCGGCGGCGGGGTTCGACGACATGGTCAAACTCGGCCACCACCCCAGCGGTCCCTTCCGCGGCTACAAGGCGGACATCTTCGAAGGAGGCCACCGCATCCCGTTCGTCGTTCGCTGGCCCGGGAATGTCGCCGCGGCCTCCACCAGCGACCAGACCATCTGCCTGACCGACCTGATGGCCACCGCCGCCGAGATCGTCGGCGAGCCCCTTCGAGCGGACGCGAACGAGGACAGCGTAAGCCTCGTGCCGATCCTCAAGGGCACAGCGAACGGCCCGGTCCGCGAGGCGACGGTGCACCACTCGATCAACGGTTCGTTCGCGATTCGTCAGGGGCCGTGGAAGCTGATCTTCTGCCCAGACTCGGGCGGCTGGAGCGCCCCCCGGCCCGGCCGCGACGACGCCTCGAAACTCCCTCCCATCCAGCTTTACAACCTGGCCGACGATCCGGCCGAAACGAAGAATCTCCAGGCCGAGCATCCCGTGATCGTCGCCCGGCTCACGGCTCTCATGCGGAAGTACGTCGACGACGGCCGGAGCACTCCCGGACTAGCACAACCCAACGACCGGAAAGTGACGTTCCGACGCAAACCGTCGGGAGAATAA
- a CDS encoding DUF1559 domain-containing protein: MLRSQRRGFTLIELLVVIAIIAVLIALLLPAVQAAREAARRIQCTNNLKQIGLALHNYHQTTGGLPWGDGPDEWNQWSSLALILPYMEQGNLYNAINFFYGLQDWNLPYNTTTHRTRVSAYSCPSDLDRLTNADGSSSYAGNAGSNPATFYDWDNSGAFNGLFGWSGNSRKTGNYIKQTPAIGFQAIIDGLSNTACFSEKVKGIGWYTTARVNDPLTPPSTYALITKPAAADLLNPTAVYNQCKALNPSALSTPQNQNSLYPNGSLWYNGCPSNSRFNTVLPPNTWGCTYGGRWGDMGGAVPPTSRHPGVVNVTMADGSVKAIKSSIAPGVWWALGSRAGGEVLSSDSY; this comes from the coding sequence ATGCTGCGCTCGCAGCGTCGGGGTTTCACGTTGATTGAGTTGTTGGTGGTGATCGCGATCATCGCGGTTCTCATCGCCCTGCTGCTTCCGGCGGTCCAGGCGGCTCGCGAGGCCGCCCGGCGGATCCAGTGCACGAACAATCTGAAACAAATCGGACTGGCGCTCCACAACTATCACCAGACGACGGGCGGTCTCCCCTGGGGCGACGGTCCCGACGAATGGAATCAGTGGTCGTCGCTGGCCCTGATCCTTCCCTACATGGAGCAGGGAAATCTCTACAACGCCATCAACTTCTTTTACGGCTTGCAGGACTGGAATCTGCCGTACAACACGACGACCCATCGGACGCGGGTCTCGGCCTATTCCTGCCCCTCGGACCTCGATCGGCTGACGAACGCCGACGGCTCGTCGAGCTACGCGGGGAACGCCGGCTCCAACCCGGCGACCTTCTACGACTGGGACAACAGCGGGGCGTTCAACGGGCTCTTCGGCTGGTCGGGCAACTCGCGGAAGACCGGCAACTACATCAAGCAGACCCCGGCGATCGGCTTCCAGGCCATCATTGACGGCCTCAGCAACACCGCGTGCTTCAGCGAGAAGGTGAAGGGGATCGGTTGGTACACGACGGCCCGGGTCAACGACCCCCTGACGCCGCCGTCGACGTATGCCCTGATCACCAAGCCGGCCGCCGCCGACCTGCTCAACCCGACGGCTGTTTATAATCAGTGCAAGGCTCTCAATCCGTCGGCGCTCTCCACGCCGCAGAACCAGAACAGCCTCTATCCCAACGGCTCCCTCTGGTACAACGGCTGCCCCAGCAACTCGCGTTTCAACACGGTTCTGCCGCCGAACACCTGGGGGTGCACTTACGGCGGCCGTTGGGGCGACATGGGAGGCGCTGTACCTCCCACCAGCCGCCATCCGGGCGTCGTAAACGTCACGATGGCCGACGGCTCGGTGAAAGCGATCAAGAGCTCGATCGCTCCCGGCGTTTGGTGGGCGCTCGGCTCACGCGCCGGCGGCGAGGTGCTCTCTTCCGACTCCTACTGA
- a CDS encoding 3-keto-disaccharide hydrolase, translating into MMLIGRSIVVMVAFHLARISLAQDSVPRPLFDGKTLDGWKAESGKAEYRVEDGAIVGKTVEGSGNTFLCKGPFRDFVVDLDVKCDPALNSGVQVRSHLYEAGSEGAKRHGVGRIYGPQCEIAVNGTAGKFYDEARVGKWIDGEEPKSSEAAKAFKADGWNHYRIVVQGDHYRSWINGVPTADFTDGRDSEGLIGLQVHAIAKGTGPYEVRWKNVMLLELAPGQAVPAPVARP; encoded by the coding sequence ATGATGTTGATCGGTCGCTCGATCGTCGTGATGGTTGCATTCCATTTGGCACGGATCTCGTTGGCTCAGGACTCCGTTCCCAGGCCGCTCTTCGACGGCAAGACGCTCGACGGCTGGAAGGCCGAGAGCGGCAAGGCCGAGTATCGCGTCGAGGACGGCGCGATCGTGGGGAAGACGGTGGAAGGCTCGGGGAACACGTTCCTCTGCAAGGGGCCGTTCCGGGATTTCGTCGTGGATCTGGACGTGAAGTGCGACCCCGCGTTGAACTCGGGGGTCCAGGTTCGCAGCCACCTCTACGAGGCTGGGAGCGAAGGCGCGAAGCGGCACGGCGTCGGGCGGATCTACGGCCCTCAGTGCGAGATCGCCGTGAACGGCACGGCCGGCAAGTTCTACGACGAAGCGCGAGTCGGCAAGTGGATCGACGGCGAGGAGCCGAAGTCGTCCGAGGCCGCCAAGGCGTTCAAGGCCGACGGCTGGAACCACTACCGAATCGTCGTCCAGGGGGACCATTACCGCTCCTGGATCAACGGCGTTCCGACGGCCGATTTCACCGACGGTCGGGACTCGGAGGGGCTGATCGGTCTTCAGGTCCACGCGATCGCCAAGGGGACGGGCCCGTACGAGGTCCGCTGGAAGAACGTCATGCTGCTGGAACTGGCCCCCGGTCAGGCCGTTCCAGCGCCGGTCGCGAGGCCGTAA
- the efp gene encoding elongation factor P encodes MMLKATDIRRGMVITMEGVNYVVVDFAHHTPGNLRAMVQTKLRNMNNGSLIDKRLRSVDQIEVPYVETKEFEYLYSAGDEHVFMDTETYDQLHFAPEIIGTAMEFLLPNSRVMVKYINDKAVSIEIPDSVELTVTDTPPALAGATATNQYKEATLETGLKVQVPPFIKPGEKIRIDTRTSEYLERVK; translated from the coding sequence ATGATGCTCAAAGCGACCGACATCCGCCGCGGCATGGTGATCACGATGGAAGGCGTGAACTACGTCGTGGTCGACTTCGCCCACCACACCCCCGGCAATCTTCGGGCGATGGTTCAGACCAAGCTCCGCAACATGAACAATGGGTCGCTCATCGACAAGCGGCTGCGGTCGGTGGATCAGATCGAGGTCCCCTACGTCGAGACGAAGGAGTTCGAGTACCTGTACTCCGCCGGCGACGAACACGTCTTCATGGACACCGAGACCTACGACCAGCTCCACTTCGCCCCCGAGATCATCGGGACGGCGATGGAGTTCCTGCTGCCCAACTCCAGGGTGATGGTCAAGTACATCAACGACAAGGCGGTGTCGATCGAAATCCCCGACTCCGTCGAGTTGACCGTCACCGACACGCCGCCCGCTCTGGCCGGCGCCACGGCGACGAACCAGTACAAGGAAGCCACCCTGGAGACCGGCCTGAAGGTCCAGGTCCCGCCGTTCATCAAGCCCGGCGAGAAGATCCGGATCGACACCCGCACCAGCGAGTATCTCGAACGCGTGAAGTGA
- a CDS encoding M20 family metallopeptidase codes for MDESTRLLADLVAIPSVNPMGRPVSGPEYFEGRIGAYLEDWFQQAGISTVRQAVAPGRSNILVRYEAPGSSAPTILLDVHQDTVPVDGMTIPPFEPRVEAGRLYGRGSCDVKAGMAAMLLAFRRLCYERPKGSASVILACTVDEEYTHLGSDKLAETQKGIDLAVVAEPTKLDVVPWHKGSVRWKVRTKGVACHSSTPERGANAIYRMAKVVDALEAHAEELSRSVPHPKLGPPSLSVGRIDGGRSVNVVPDWCEIEIDRRLLPGETWEEAVERARACVASQVVDPSVVEFEPPWGRMPALETPLGPWLEPLTKAVEAATGRAPALVGVPYGTDAGPLGQVGIPAIVFGPGDIAQAHTRDEWIELDQVALAVEAYYRIALALG; via the coding sequence GTGGACGAGTCGACCCGCCTCCTGGCCGATCTGGTCGCCATCCCCAGCGTCAATCCGATGGGGAGGCCCGTCAGCGGCCCGGAGTACTTCGAGGGCCGAATCGGCGCCTACCTCGAAGATTGGTTCCAGCAAGCCGGGATCTCGACCGTTCGCCAGGCCGTCGCGCCGGGGCGGTCGAATATCCTGGTCCGCTATGAGGCGCCCGGATCCTCGGCCCCGACGATCCTTCTCGACGTTCACCAGGACACCGTCCCGGTGGACGGCATGACCATTCCCCCGTTCGAGCCGCGGGTCGAAGCGGGCCGGCTGTACGGCCGGGGCTCGTGCGACGTGAAGGCGGGGATGGCGGCCATGCTGCTGGCTTTCCGTCGCCTTTGCTACGAGCGGCCGAAGGGCTCGGCCTCGGTGATCCTGGCCTGCACGGTCGACGAGGAATACACCCACCTGGGCTCGGACAAACTGGCCGAAACTCAGAAGGGGATCGACCTCGCCGTGGTCGCCGAGCCGACCAAGCTGGACGTCGTCCCGTGGCACAAGGGCTCGGTCCGCTGGAAAGTTCGGACGAAGGGCGTGGCCTGCCACAGCTCGACCCCCGAGCGCGGCGCGAACGCCATCTACCGGATGGCGAAGGTCGTCGACGCCCTGGAGGCTCACGCTGAAGAGCTATCCCGGTCGGTCCCGCATCCGAAGCTCGGCCCACCGAGCCTCTCGGTCGGTCGGATCGACGGCGGCCGGAGCGTGAACGTCGTCCCCGACTGGTGCGAGATCGAGATCGACCGCCGCCTGCTCCCCGGCGAGACCTGGGAGGAGGCCGTCGAACGGGCTCGCGCGTGCGTCGCGTCCCAGGTTGTGGATCCATCGGTCGTCGAGTTCGAGCCCCCCTGGGGTCGAATGCCCGCGCTGGAGACCCCCCTCGGCCCCTGGCTGGAGCCGCTCACGAAGGCCGTTGAGGCGGCGACGGGTCGGGCCCCCGCGTTGGTGGGCGTCCCGTACGGAACCGACGCAGGCCCGCTCGGGCAGGTCGGCATTCCGGCGATCGTCTTCGGCCCCGGCGACATCGCCCAGGCGCACACCCGCGACGAGTGGATCGAACTGGATCAGGTGGCTCTGGCCGTGGAGGCGTATTACCGGATCGCCCTGGCCCTGGGTTGA
- a CDS encoding M28 family metallopeptidase, producing the protein MHDASTRSQRFAPRVLSVARLVAVATVACLFRLGTVCAEEPGRIELERWVKLLASPELEGRRGEGGRKTAGAIADEFRRLGLKPLFDGQYIQEIPPAPPADMLGRNVGAILPGSDPKLAARYVILSAHYDHLGVRGGVLYPGADDNASGVAMMLESARCLAEAAEKPQRSVVFIAFDQEEAGLYGSRYFVAHPPFAVESVDLFVTADMIGRSLGGVCGDFFFVMGTEHVPALRPWLTEAVGGRPLRMGILGADLLVLNRSDYGPFRSKKVPFLFFSTGENPRYHSPSDTPETIDYPKMTEISRVIYGVVARAGMAPTLPAWSDQTDNPVEEAMTIREVLKSLDAHRDALRLNAAQGYVIDGALKTLEGVAARGAITASERSSLLRAARLVLMTAF; encoded by the coding sequence ATGCACGACGCATCGACTCGTTCGCAGAGGTTCGCCCCGAGGGTCCTTTCGGTCGCTCGTCTCGTCGCGGTCGCGACGGTTGCATGCCTCTTCCGTTTAGGGACGGTCTGCGCCGAGGAACCCGGCCGGATTGAGCTGGAACGCTGGGTGAAACTGCTGGCCTCGCCTGAATTGGAAGGGCGACGCGGAGAAGGGGGGAGGAAGACCGCCGGCGCGATCGCCGACGAGTTCCGCCGCCTCGGGCTGAAGCCTCTCTTCGACGGTCAGTACATCCAGGAGATTCCCCCTGCGCCGCCGGCCGATATGCTCGGCCGGAACGTGGGGGCGATCCTGCCGGGGAGCGACCCGAAACTCGCGGCAAGGTACGTCATCCTCTCCGCCCACTACGACCACCTGGGAGTAAGGGGGGGCGTCCTCTATCCGGGGGCCGACGACAACGCCTCGGGTGTGGCGATGATGCTCGAATCGGCTCGTTGCCTGGCTGAGGCAGCCGAGAAGCCCCAGCGGTCAGTCGTCTTCATCGCCTTTGACCAGGAGGAGGCGGGGCTCTACGGCTCTCGCTATTTCGTAGCCCATCCGCCTTTCGCCGTTGAGAGCGTCGACCTGTTCGTTACAGCCGACATGATCGGCCGATCGTTGGGGGGCGTCTGCGGCGACTTCTTCTTCGTCATGGGGACCGAGCACGTCCCGGCCCTTCGCCCATGGCTGACCGAGGCGGTGGGGGGGCGTCCGCTTCGGATGGGGATCCTCGGCGCGGATCTGCTCGTCCTCAACCGCAGCGACTATGGGCCGTTCCGGTCGAAGAAGGTCCCGTTCCTCTTCTTCAGTACTGGGGAGAATCCTCGATATCACTCGCCCAGCGACACGCCCGAGACCATCGATTATCCCAAGATGACTGAGATCAGCCGCGTGATTTACGGGGTGGTGGCCCGGGCAGGCATGGCCCCGACGCTCCCTGCTTGGAGCGACCAGACGGACAATCCCGTCGAGGAGGCGATGACGATCCGCGAGGTTCTCAAGTCCCTCGATGCCCACCGTGACGCCCTCAGGCTGAACGCGGCCCAGGGTTATGTGATCGACGGAGCACTCAAGACCCTGGAGGGGGTCGCCGCGCGGGGAGCGATCACAGCGTCGGAGCGGTCGAGTCTCCTCCGAGCGGCTCGGCTGGTCCTGATGACGGCCTTCTGA